A DNA window from Pseudomonas wuhanensis contains the following coding sequences:
- the uca gene encoding urea carboxylase, with product MFEKVLIANRGAIACRILRTLGELQVKGVAVYSEADAASLHILQAFESHSLGEGAAAGTYLAVDKILAIAKATGATAIHPGYGFLSENAAFAQACEAADIAFVGPTPEQLRVFGLKHTARALAKQHGVPMLEGTELLDSLDAALIAGEQVGYPVMLKSTAGGGGIGMRVCRSACELSESFDAVKRLGQNNFSDAGVFIEKYIQRARHLEVQVFGDGQGEVLALGVRDCSVQRRNQKVLEETPAPNLPEGMAEELCAAAIKLAKAVNYRSAGTVEFVFDSDAQRFYFLEVNTRLQVEHGVTEQVWGVDLVRWMVELAAGDLPPLRELSQGLKANGHAIQARLYAEDPGRDFQPSPGLLTAVNFPVTDGKHLRIDTWVEAGCEIPPYFDPMIAKVISWAPTREAARVDLHQALGDSLLYGVETNRDYLRQILLDTPFASGQPWTRCLEGLVYQANTFEVLSAGTQTSVQDSPGRLGYWAVGVPPSGPMDSRALRLGNRLLGNDQGAAALEVTMSGPLLRFNCEAVVAVTGAVIALMLNGEAVPMNTALLIPAGATLSLGTIGGAGARSYLCLRGGVQVPDYLGSKSTFTLGQFGGHAGRALRAGDVLHIPALSDRSAGQNLATQHVTELPAVRQIRVIYGPHGAPEYFTENYIGTFFSTQWEVHFNSSRTGVRLIGPKPEWVRADGGEAGLHPSNIHDNPYAIGAVDFTGDMPVILGPDGPSLGGFVCPVTVIEADLWQLGQLKAGDKVQFLPVDLKTARNLALKWDSCGSWLACDEARPDTASTSSQASQLPQGIVSPVVLDIGQGDTRLVARLSGDTHLLLEIGAPELDLVLRFRAHALMQALESKHLHGVIDLTPGIRSLQVHYQPEQLPLADLLGIVAGEWDAVCAAKDLQVPSRIVHLPLSWDDPACQLAIEKYMTTVRKEAPWCPSNLEFIRRINDLPNLDEVQRTVFDASYLVMGLGDVYLGAPVATPLDPRHRLVTTKYNPARTWTAENSVGIGGAYLCVYGMEGPGGYQFVGRTLQMWNRYREVAAFDGKPWLLRFFDQIRFYPVSADELLRIRRDFPLGRFDLNIEHSQLNLADYQAFLAKEAPSIAAFRDQQKSAFNAERERWIASGQAHFDSEELAPEVTEDTPLADGQRSVDSHIAGNLWQVQVQAGSRVAAGDVLVILESMKMEIPLLAPMAGVVREIRVQPGSAVRAGQRVVVLELDSSH from the coding sequence ATGTTCGAAAAAGTCCTTATTGCCAACCGCGGCGCCATTGCCTGCCGCATCTTGCGTACCTTGGGTGAATTGCAGGTCAAGGGCGTTGCCGTTTACTCCGAAGCCGATGCCGCCAGCCTGCATATCCTGCAAGCCTTTGAGTCCCACAGCCTCGGCGAAGGCGCTGCCGCTGGCACTTATCTGGCCGTGGATAAAATTCTCGCCATCGCAAAAGCCACCGGCGCCACTGCGATTCATCCCGGCTATGGCTTTCTCTCGGAAAACGCTGCATTCGCCCAAGCCTGCGAAGCGGCCGACATCGCTTTCGTCGGCCCCACACCGGAGCAACTGCGGGTGTTCGGCCTCAAGCACACCGCCCGCGCACTGGCCAAGCAACACGGCGTGCCAATGCTCGAAGGTACCGAGCTGCTCGATAGCCTCGATGCAGCGTTGATAGCGGGCGAACAGGTCGGCTACCCGGTGATGCTCAAAAGTACCGCCGGCGGTGGCGGCATCGGCATGCGCGTGTGCCGCAGCGCCTGCGAATTGAGCGAGTCATTCGACGCCGTCAAACGCCTTGGTCAGAATAATTTCAGCGACGCCGGCGTGTTCATCGAAAAGTACATCCAACGCGCCCGGCATCTGGAAGTGCAGGTATTCGGCGACGGCCAGGGCGAGGTGCTTGCCCTCGGCGTACGCGACTGCTCAGTGCAGCGACGCAACCAGAAAGTCCTCGAAGAAACCCCGGCACCGAACCTGCCCGAGGGCATGGCCGAGGAACTCTGTGCAGCAGCAATCAAACTGGCCAAAGCGGTGAATTACCGCAGCGCGGGCACTGTGGAATTCGTCTTCGACAGCGATGCCCAGCGTTTTTATTTTCTGGAAGTGAACACCCGTTTGCAGGTGGAGCACGGTGTCACCGAACAAGTGTGGGGCGTGGACCTGGTGCGCTGGATGGTGGAATTGGCGGCCGGTGATTTGCCGCCGCTGCGCGAGTTGAGTCAGGGATTGAAAGCCAACGGTCATGCGATTCAGGCACGACTCTATGCTGAAGATCCGGGTCGGGATTTCCAGCCGAGTCCAGGTCTGCTCACTGCCGTCAATTTCCCGGTTACCGATGGCAAACACCTGCGCATCGACACTTGGGTCGAGGCCGGTTGCGAGATCCCGCCATACTTCGATCCGATGATCGCCAAGGTCATCAGCTGGGCACCGACTCGCGAAGCCGCGCGCGTCGATCTGCATCAAGCTCTGGGCGACAGCCTGCTGTACGGGGTGGAAACCAACCGCGATTACTTGCGGCAAATTCTGCTCGATACGCCCTTTGCCAGCGGCCAGCCGTGGACCCGTTGCCTGGAAGGTCTAGTCTATCAAGCCAACACCTTCGAAGTGCTCAGCGCCGGCACGCAGACCAGCGTTCAGGACTCTCCGGGACGCCTCGGTTACTGGGCGGTGGGCGTGCCGCCGTCGGGGCCGATGGACAGCCGGGCGCTGCGTCTGGGCAATCGCTTGCTGGGTAACGATCAAGGTGCAGCGGCGCTGGAAGTGACCATGAGCGGGCCGCTGCTGCGTTTCAATTGTGAGGCGGTGGTGGCCGTTACGGGTGCGGTGATTGCGTTGATGTTGAACGGTGAAGCGGTGCCGATGAATACCGCATTATTGATTCCCGCCGGTGCCACTTTGAGCCTCGGCACCATTGGCGGTGCAGGTGCGCGCAGCTATCTGTGCCTGCGCGGCGGCGTGCAAGTGCCGGACTATCTGGGCAGCAAAAGTACCTTTACCCTCGGCCAGTTTGGCGGCCATGCCGGTCGTGCATTGCGCGCAGGGGACGTATTGCATATTCCGGCCTTGAGCGACCGCAGCGCCGGGCAAAACCTGGCGACACAACACGTTACCGAGTTGCCCGCCGTGCGGCAGATTCGGGTGATCTACGGCCCTCATGGCGCCCCGGAATATTTCACCGAAAACTACATTGGCACCTTCTTCTCCACGCAGTGGGAAGTGCACTTCAACTCCAGCCGCACCGGAGTGCGGCTGATCGGGCCGAAGCCTGAATGGGTGCGGGCCGACGGTGGCGAGGCCGGGCTGCATCCGTCGAATATTCACGACAATCCGTACGCCATCGGTGCGGTGGATTTCACCGGTGACATGCCAGTGATTCTGGGGCCGGATGGCCCGAGCTTGGGCGGGTTTGTCTGCCCGGTGACGGTGATCGAGGCGGACCTTTGGCAGCTAGGGCAGCTCAAGGCTGGGGACAAGGTTCAGTTTTTGCCGGTCGATCTCAAGACTGCGCGCAATCTCGCCTTGAAATGGGACTCCTGTGGGAGCTGGCTTGCCTGCGATGAGGCCCGACCAGACACCGCATCAACTTCATCGCAGGCAAGCCAGCTCCCACAGGGGATTGTGTCGCCTGTGGTGCTGGATATTGGTCAGGGGGATACGCGGCTGGTTGCACGTCTGTCAGGCGACACGCATTTGTTATTGGAAATCGGTGCGCCCGAACTGGATTTGGTCCTGCGCTTTCGCGCTCACGCGTTGATGCAGGCATTGGAAAGCAAACACCTGCACGGCGTGATCGATCTGACGCCGGGCATCCGCTCACTGCAAGTGCACTACCAACCCGAACAACTGCCGCTGGCCGATCTGCTGGGTATTGTCGCCGGTGAATGGGACGCCGTGTGCGCCGCCAAGGACCTGCAAGTGCCCTCGCGCATCGTCCATCTGCCCCTGTCCTGGGATGACCCGGCCTGCCAGTTGGCGATCGAGAAATACATGACCACCGTACGCAAGGAAGCGCCCTGGTGCCCGAGCAATCTGGAATTCATCCGCCGCATCAACGACCTGCCGAACCTCGACGAAGTGCAGCGCACAGTGTTCGACGCCAGCTATCTGGTAATGGGCCTGGGCGACGTCTACCTCGGTGCACCGGTCGCCACCCCGCTCGATCCTCGGCATCGCCTGGTGACCACCAAGTACAACCCGGCCCGCACCTGGACCGCGGAAAACTCGGTCGGCATCGGCGGCGCCTACCTGTGCGTGTACGGCATGGAAGGCCCCGGTGGTTATCAGTTCGTCGGTCGCACGCTGCAGATGTGGAATCGCTACCGCGAAGTCGCCGCGTTCGACGGCAAGCCGTGGCTGCTGCGCTTCTTCGACCAGATCCGGTTCTACCCGGTGAGCGCCGATGAACTGCTGCGCATTCGTCGGGACTTCCCGCTTGGGCGCTTTGATCTGAACATCGAACACAGTCAGCTGAATCTGGCGGATTACCAGGCGTTTTTGGCGAAAGAAGCCCCGAGCATCGCGGCATTTCGGGATCAACAAAAAAGCGCGTTCAACGCCGAACGCGAACGCTGGATCGCCAGCGGCCAGGCGCATTTCGACAGCGAAGAGCTGGCCCCGGAAGTTACCGAGGACACACCGTTAGCCGACGGTCAGCGGAGCGTCGACAGCCACATCGCCGGCAACCTCTGGCAGGTTCAAGTGCAGGCTGGCAGCCGGGTCGCGGCGGGGGATGTGCTGGTGATTCTGGAGTCGATGAAGATGGAAATCCCGCTGCTCGCGCCCATGGCGGGCGTGGTGCGCGAGATTCGCGTGCAACCGGGTTCGGCGGTACGCGCCGGGCAGCGTGTGGTGGTGCTGGAACTCGACTCAAGCCATTAA
- a CDS encoding ABC transporter ATP-binding protein produces MSFITVKNVWQQYADQVVLEGLNLNVNEGEFCTLVGASGCGKSTFLRLLLGQERASRGEILLDGQALASEPDASRGVVFQRYSVFPHLSVLDNVALGLELPRSPLLGRLFGSAKHEAREQASVLLHKVGLGHSLDKYPAQLSGGMQQRLAIAQALIMKPRVLLLDEPFGALDPGIRKDMHGLLLELWRETQLTVFMVTHDLSEGFSLGTRLLVFDKVRVDPHAPGAYGARITYDIPLNSDRRANRAAVDALPAPLADSLRIA; encoded by the coding sequence ATGAGCTTCATCACAGTAAAAAACGTCTGGCAGCAATACGCCGATCAGGTCGTGCTCGAGGGTCTGAACCTGAACGTCAACGAAGGTGAGTTCTGCACACTCGTTGGTGCTTCAGGTTGCGGTAAATCGACTTTCCTGCGGCTACTGCTGGGCCAGGAACGGGCCAGTCGCGGTGAGATTCTGTTGGACGGCCAGGCCTTGGCCAGCGAACCGGATGCCAGCCGTGGCGTGGTATTCCAGCGCTACTCGGTGTTCCCGCACCTGAGCGTGCTGGACAACGTCGCCCTCGGCCTCGAACTGCCGCGCTCGCCCCTGCTGGGACGGTTGTTCGGCAGCGCCAAACACGAGGCGCGGGAACAGGCTTCGGTGCTGCTGCACAAAGTCGGTCTCGGTCACTCGCTGGACAAGTACCCGGCCCAGCTCTCCGGCGGTATGCAACAACGGCTGGCAATCGCCCAGGCGCTGATCATGAAGCCGCGCGTGCTGCTGCTCGACGAACCCTTCGGCGCGCTCGATCCGGGCATCCGCAAGGACATGCACGGCTTGCTGCTGGAACTGTGGCGCGAGACACAGCTGACGGTGTTCATGGTCACCCACGACCTCTCCGAAGGTTTCAGCCTCGGCACCCGTTTGCTGGTATTCGACAAGGTCCGCGTCGATCCGCACGCCCCCGGCGCCTATGGCGCACGCATCACCTACGACATCCCTTTGAACAGCGACCGCCGCGCCAATCGCGCCGCCGTCGACGCCCTGCCGGCTCCGTTGGCAGATTCGCTTCGCATCGCTTAG
- a CDS encoding alpha/beta fold hydrolase has product MRPEIAVLDIQGQYRVYTEFYRADAAEKTIILVNGSMSTTASFAQTVKNLYPEFNVVCYDQPYAGKSKAHNLHEKMLTKEIEGQILLELIDHFAAEHVLSFSFGGAATLVALAQQPRRIEKAVISSFSPVVNEHMLDYLERGVDYLGSRDGNRVGDLVNSTIGKHLPSLFKRFNYRHVSSLAEHEYGQMHFHISDVLNSDRQCYLNAAKKINVPVLFMNGEWDEYTAAADAKLFAGHVQHSTFSTLQATGHFLDMEHKAACRDSRNALLGFLKPAQHESRPRYQYVQDHHALAI; this is encoded by the coding sequence ATGAGGCCAGAAATCGCTGTGCTGGATATACAGGGTCAGTACCGGGTTTACACGGAGTTCTATCGCGCAGACGCCGCAGAAAAGACCATCATTCTGGTCAACGGCTCGATGTCCACGACTGCGTCGTTTGCACAGACCGTGAAAAACCTTTACCCAGAGTTCAATGTGGTGTGCTACGACCAGCCCTACGCGGGCAAGTCCAAGGCCCACAATCTGCATGAGAAGATGCTTACAAAGGAAATCGAAGGGCAGATCCTCCTTGAGCTGATCGACCACTTCGCCGCCGAGCATGTGCTGTCGTTTTCCTTTGGTGGCGCCGCCACGCTCGTCGCCCTCGCCCAACAGCCACGGCGCATCGAAAAGGCTGTGATCAGCTCGTTCTCGCCGGTGGTCAACGAGCACATGCTCGACTACCTTGAGCGCGGTGTCGATTATCTCGGCAGCCGTGACGGGAACCGGGTCGGTGACTTGGTGAACAGCACCATCGGCAAACACCTGCCCTCGCTGTTCAAGCGCTTCAACTACCGTCACGTCAGTTCGTTGGCCGAACATGAATACGGGCAGATGCATTTTCACATCAGCGACGTGCTCAACAGCGACCGCCAGTGCTACCTGAACGCGGCAAAGAAAATCAACGTGCCGGTGCTGTTCATGAACGGCGAATGGGACGAGTACACCGCCGCCGCCGATGCCAAGCTGTTCGCCGGCCATGTGCAGCACAGCACCTTCAGCACCCTTCAGGCCACCGGCCACTTTCTCGACATGGAGCACAAAGCTGCCTGCCGAGACAGCCGCAACGCACTGCTGGGCTTCCTGAAACCGGCGCAACACGAAAGCCGACCGCGTTACCAGTACGTCCAGGACCACCATGCATTGGCAATTTGA
- a CDS encoding ABC transporter permease, with the protein MRLINRHPDRPSRLLLVILPFALVLFAYFMGSADRLMDNPNDKLLPSAVQMSDAVKRLAFTADTRTGEYLLWQDSAASLRRLAIGLGISALAGLCLGIAAGTLPLFGAPLSPVLTVLSMVPPLAILPILFIVFGLGELSKVMLIVIGITPCLARDLEQRAREIPVELLIKAQTLGASTWTLMLRVVLPQLLPRLLISLRLMLGSAWLFLIAAEAIASTDGLGYRIFLVRRYLAMDVILPYVVWITLLAWLMDWGLKRLTQRAFPWYEGARA; encoded by the coding sequence ATGCGCCTGATCAATCGCCACCCGGATCGCCCAAGTCGCCTGCTATTGGTGATCCTGCCGTTCGCCCTGGTGTTGTTCGCCTACTTCATGGGCTCGGCCGATCGGCTGATGGACAACCCCAACGACAAACTGCTGCCCAGTGCCGTGCAGATGAGCGACGCAGTGAAACGCCTGGCCTTCACGGCCGACACCCGCACCGGTGAATACCTGCTCTGGCAAGACAGCGCCGCCAGCCTGCGACGGCTGGCCATCGGCCTCGGCATCAGTGCGTTGGCCGGGCTGTGCCTGGGCATCGCCGCCGGGACCCTGCCGCTGTTTGGCGCACCGTTGTCGCCGGTACTCACCGTGCTGTCGATGGTGCCGCCGCTGGCGATCCTGCCGATTCTGTTCATCGTGTTCGGGCTGGGGGAGTTGTCGAAAGTGATGCTGATCGTGATTGGTATAACCCCGTGCCTGGCCCGCGATCTGGAGCAGCGCGCCCGGGAAATCCCGGTCGAGTTGCTGATCAAGGCGCAGACGCTTGGCGCGTCGACCTGGACCTTGATGCTGCGCGTGGTGCTGCCGCAATTGTTGCCGCGTCTGTTGATCTCGCTGCGGCTGATGCTGGGTTCGGCGTGGTTGTTCCTGATCGCTGCCGAAGCCATCGCCTCCACCGATGGTCTCGGCTATCGGATTTTCCTGGTGCGCCGCTACCTGGCGATGGACGTGATCCTGCCCTATGTCGTCTGGATCACCCTGCTTGCCTGGCTGATGGATTGGGGCCTGAAACGCCTGACCCAACGGGCGTTCCCTTGGTATGAGGGGGCCCGCGCATGA
- a CDS encoding urea amidolyase associated protein UAAP2 codes for MSLAIATTQQLPETAVYRATIPAGEPWLMEVKAGQTLRILDLEGNQAVDTLFYSLANPKERYDVQRTLRRQNSVYLSTGSVLYSNLGKPMLTIVADTCGRHDTLGGACAQESNTVRYALEKRYMHSCRDNYLRACVHDGRLGKGDIGPNINFFMNVPVTADGGLTFEDGISAPGKYVDLRAEMDVIVLISNCPQLNNPCNAYNPTPAQVLVWN; via the coding sequence ATGTCACTCGCTATCGCCACCACTCAACAACTGCCTGAAACCGCGGTGTACCGCGCCACCATCCCCGCCGGCGAACCCTGGCTGATGGAGGTCAAGGCCGGCCAGACCTTGCGCATCCTCGACCTGGAAGGCAATCAGGCCGTGGACACCTTGTTCTACAGCCTGGCCAATCCCAAGGAGCGCTATGACGTACAGCGCACGTTGCGTCGGCAGAACAGCGTCTACCTGAGCACCGGCAGCGTGCTCTATTCCAACCTCGGCAAACCGATGCTGACCATCGTCGCCGACACTTGCGGGCGTCACGACACCCTCGGCGGTGCCTGCGCCCAGGAGAGCAACACCGTGCGTTATGCGCTGGAGAAACGCTACATGCACAGCTGTCGCGACAACTACCTGCGCGCCTGTGTCCACGATGGTCGGCTGGGCAAGGGCGACATCGGGCCGAACATCAACTTCTTCATGAACGTGCCGGTGACGGCCGACGGTGGCTTGACCTTCGAAGACGGGATTTCGGCACCGGGCAAATACGTCGACCTGCGGGCCGAGATGGACGTGATCGTGCTGATCTCCAACTGCCCGCAACTGAACAACCCATGCAACGCCTACAACCCGACTCCTGCGCAGGTGCTGGTATGGAACTGA
- a CDS encoding cysteine-rich CWC family protein, with protein MNKPDLCPACGASNDCSLADPRTVDRACWCYGVSIDPAVLQALPAELRDKSCLCPACAQVEAQLQAAAWPIT; from the coding sequence ATGAACAAACCTGACCTCTGCCCGGCTTGCGGCGCCTCCAACGACTGCAGCCTGGCTGACCCGCGAACCGTCGATCGTGCCTGCTGGTGCTACGGCGTCAGCATCGATCCGGCGGTGCTCCAGGCGTTGCCCGCCGAGCTGCGCGACAAGTCCTGCCTGTGCCCGGCCTGCGCTCAGGTCGAGGCACAGTTGCAAGCAGCCGCCTGGCCGATCACGTAA
- the atzF gene encoding allophanate hydrolase — translation MNINLQLDALRNAYRDGSTTPRQLLLSLREKAAALNPDYHLFIHLLSVEELEPYLAALDARDPGSLPLYGVPFAIKDNIDLAGIPTTAACPAFAYVPERSATIVEQLLALGAIPLGKTNLDQFATGLNGSRSPYGACPNSVLPEYPSGGSSAGSSLAVALGVASFSLGTDTAGSGRVPAALNNLVGLKASKGLISTAGVVAACRTLDCVTTFTATAREASQLLALTAHLDPRDEYSRSNPLWNDGSAFGTPRPFRFGVPRAQDLAFFGCPEGPLLFGDAIDQLKAMGGEAVELDLSPFLEAARLLYEGPWVAERYSVAGELMEQHPQAVLPVIRAVLAKAPAVTGVQTFRAQYRLQALKALCDKALEGLDCVVTPTLGRPVTRTELAAEPVLRNSELGYYTNFMNLLDYAAVAVPSGFMGNGLPWGVTLFGRAFTDQYLLSVADALQRQQGLAEPAPTNIARNDRARLVVCGAHLDGLALNWQLKQRGARLLEATHSSPDYQLYALAGDPPYRPGMVRVKEGGAAIAVEVWELPSSELGSFLTAIPAPLGLGKVQLADGRWESGFICEPYGLEGAVDISHLGGWRAYLNDRR, via the coding sequence ATGAACATCAATCTGCAACTCGACGCCCTGCGCAACGCTTACCGTGACGGCAGCACTACGCCTCGGCAACTGCTGCTGAGCCTGCGGGAAAAAGCCGCGGCACTGAATCCGGACTATCACCTGTTCATCCATTTGCTCAGTGTCGAGGAACTGGAACCGTACCTCGCCGCACTCGACGCTCGTGACCCAGGCAGCCTGCCGCTGTACGGCGTGCCGTTCGCGATCAAGGACAACATCGACCTGGCGGGCATTCCCACCACGGCAGCGTGCCCGGCGTTTGCCTATGTGCCGGAACGCTCGGCAACCATCGTCGAGCAACTGCTGGCGCTGGGTGCGATTCCGTTGGGCAAGACCAATCTCGACCAGTTCGCCACTGGCCTCAATGGCAGCCGCTCGCCGTATGGCGCTTGCCCGAACAGCGTGTTGCCGGAGTATCCGTCGGGCGGTTCCAGCGCCGGGTCGTCACTGGCGGTGGCGCTCGGCGTGGCGAGCTTTTCCCTGGGCACGGACACGGCAGGTTCCGGTCGCGTGCCCGCGGCATTGAATAATCTGGTCGGTTTGAAAGCCAGCAAAGGGCTGATCTCCACGGCCGGTGTGGTTGCGGCCTGCCGAACGCTCGATTGCGTCACGACCTTCACGGCCACGGCCCGTGAGGCCAGTCAGTTGCTCGCGCTCACCGCTCATCTCGATCCACGGGACGAATACAGCCGCAGTAATCCGCTGTGGAATGACGGTTCGGCATTCGGCACACCGCGTCCATTCCGTTTCGGCGTACCCCGCGCGCAGGATCTGGCGTTCTTCGGCTGTCCTGAAGGGCCGTTGCTGTTCGGCGACGCCATCGACCAGCTCAAAGCCATGGGCGGCGAGGCGGTCGAACTGGATTTGTCGCCGTTTCTCGAAGCGGCGCGGTTGCTCTACGAAGGGCCGTGGGTGGCGGAACGTTACAGCGTGGCCGGCGAGTTGATGGAGCAACACCCTCAAGCCGTGCTGCCGGTGATTCGCGCCGTATTGGCCAAGGCCCCAGCGGTGACCGGCGTGCAAACCTTCCGTGCCCAATACCGTCTGCAGGCCTTGAAAGCACTGTGCGACAAGGCTCTGGAAGGCCTTGATTGCGTGGTCACGCCCACCCTCGGCCGCCCGGTGACACGGACGGAGCTTGCGGCCGAACCGGTGCTGCGCAACTCGGAGCTGGGCTACTACACCAACTTCATGAACCTGCTCGATTACGCCGCCGTCGCCGTGCCCAGCGGATTCATGGGCAATGGTTTGCCATGGGGCGTGACGTTGTTCGGCCGGGCGTTTACCGATCAGTATCTGTTGAGCGTGGCGGATGCCTTGCAACGCCAGCAAGGCTTGGCCGAGCCTGCGCCGACGAACATTGCGCGCAATGATCGGGCACGGCTGGTAGTGTGCGGCGCGCATCTGGATGGGCTCGCGCTGAACTGGCAACTGAAGCAGCGTGGAGCCCGTTTGCTCGAAGCCACTCACAGTTCCCCCGACTATCAACTATATGCCCTGGCCGGCGACCCACCCTATCGCCCTGGCATGGTCCGAGTGAAGGAAGGTGGCGCGGCGATTGCGGTGGAAGTATGGGAGTTGCCAAGCAGTGAGTTGGGTTCGTTCCTGACCGCGATTCCGGCACCGCTGGGGTTGGGCAAGGTACAACTGGCGGATGGGCGGTGGGAGAGCGGGTTTATCTGTGAGCCCTATGGGCTGGAGGGCGCGGTGGATATCAGTCATTTGGGCGGGTGGCGTGCGTATTTGAACGATCGGCGTTGA
- a CDS encoding pseudouridine synthase, producing the protein MRVDRFLSNLPRFNRKQVRLLLVEKRVRVDGEVVSDPHAEVLEFSRVEVDDEVLQAGKPARYFMLHKPPGCVSATRDPQHPTVLDLIDEPGKDDLHIAGRLDFNTTGLMLITNDGSWSRRLTQPQTKLPKVYYVETEQEITAEYAITFAKGLYFAFEDLTTQPAELVLLGPKSARLSIVEGRYHQVKRMFGHFDNKVVRLHRECMGPLVLDAVLKPGEYRPLSREEIRMI; encoded by the coding sequence ATGCGTGTTGACCGCTTCCTCAGCAACCTGCCCCGCTTCAACCGTAAGCAGGTACGCCTATTGCTGGTGGAAAAACGCGTCAGGGTCGACGGAGAAGTCGTCAGCGACCCTCACGCCGAGGTGCTCGAGTTCAGCCGCGTGGAAGTCGACGACGAGGTGCTGCAAGCTGGCAAGCCGGCCCGCTACTTCATGCTGCACAAACCGCCCGGTTGCGTCAGTGCCACCCGCGACCCGCAACACCCGACGGTACTCGACCTGATCGATGAACCGGGCAAGGATGACTTGCACATCGCCGGCCGCCTGGACTTCAACACCACCGGACTGATGCTGATCACCAACGATGGCAGCTGGTCGCGACGCCTGACCCAACCGCAGACCAAACTACCCAAGGTGTACTACGTCGAGACCGAGCAGGAGATCACTGCCGAATACGCGATCACCTTCGCCAAAGGGCTGTATTTCGCCTTCGAAGACCTCACCACACAACCTGCCGAACTGGTCTTGCTCGGGCCAAAATCGGCGCGCTTGAGCATCGTCGAAGGCCGCTATCATCAGGTAAAACGGATGTTCGGCCACTTCGACAACAAGGTGGTGCGCCTGCACCGCGAATGCATGGGACCGCTGGTACTCGACGCTGTGTTGAAGCCCGGCGAGTACCGGCCGTTGAGTCGTGAAGAGATCCGAATGATCTAA
- a CDS encoding urea amidolyase associated protein UAAP1: MTDSTQLFAPFAEEMLPGGGHRSFVLKRGQLLRLTDLRGGANVSLTLLNAHEKTERLNLPDSLKCQHTAKLTTGHCLYSDMGRVLAAITADTCGWSDSLGGVLCAEEVAEKYGAGRYQELRNGFFRNGTDNLLVELGKWGLGLSDLLMTLNLFSRVNVDEAGRFHFVEGHSKAGDYIELYAPMDTLVVLTALQHPMDPAPEYAPKPLKLSWMNADASVAEHCRTSRPENERGFINTDRLFA, from the coding sequence ATGACTGATTCGACCCAACTGTTTGCGCCCTTCGCCGAAGAAATGCTCCCCGGCGGCGGCCATCGTTCCTTCGTTCTGAAACGCGGCCAATTGCTGCGCCTGACCGACCTGCGAGGCGGTGCCAACGTCAGCCTGACGCTGCTCAACGCCCATGAAAAAACCGAACGCCTGAACCTGCCCGACAGCCTCAAATGCCAACACACCGCCAAACTCACCACCGGTCATTGCCTGTACTCGGACATGGGCCGCGTATTGGCGGCAATCACTGCCGATACTTGCGGCTGGAGCGACAGCCTCGGCGGCGTGCTGTGCGCTGAAGAGGTCGCGGAAAAATACGGTGCGGGCCGCTATCAGGAACTGCGCAACGGCTTCTTCCGCAACGGCACCGACAACCTGTTGGTGGAGTTGGGCAAGTGGGGGTTGGGCCTGTCCGATCTGTTGATGACCCTCAACCTGTTCAGCCGTGTGAACGTCGATGAGGCCGGGCGTTTCCACTTTGTCGAAGGCCATTCCAAGGCAGGTGACTACATCGAGTTGTACGCACCGATGGACACCCTGGTGGTGCTCACCGCGCTGCAACATCCGATGGACCCGGCGCCTGAGTACGCACCCAAACCGCTGAAGCTCAGCTGGATGAACGCCGATGCGAGTGTTGCCGAACACTGCCGCACCTCGCGCCCGGAAAACGAGCGCGGCTTCATCAACACCGACCGTCTGTTCGCCTGA